The following nucleotide sequence is from Streptomyces sp. HUAS CB01.
TCATTTGCCGATCCGGCTCTGAGGTTGGTTCCTCGTCACGCTGCAGCGGGAAGAGGCCGCCGGGCGAGGTCACGGGCCTCATCCGGGGAGAGGCCGAGCATGTGCAGAAGCATCTCGGCCATTACCCCTGCAGCCTGGTCGCTGTCCGCCTCGGGCCGGCTGAACCACAGCTCCAGGAGCGCCAGCAGGCTGCCGTTCAGAGCGGTCAAGGCGATCATGGGGTCGGCCACCGTGAATCGGCCCGAGGCAATGCCCTGAGCCACGTCACGCTGCGCACGCGGAGCGAGTCCCCGGCCGGCGCATAGGCGACCGAGCTCGCTGTGGCACAGGATCCGCATGATCTCCGGGTACGAATCGGCCATGCGTGCGCTGAGCCGCAGGCCCCCGGCGACGCGCTCGGCGGGATCGTCGACGCTCTGCAGGCGCTCGTCAACGGCTTGGGAGTACTCCTCAAGTGCATCGGCCACGGCTGCGTCGAACAGGTCCGGCTTGCCTGCGAAGTGGTTGTAGAAGGAGCCGAAGCCAACGTCAGCGCGCTCCGCGATGGCATGGATGCTGGCGCTGGTGTGGCCGGACTCGGCCAGGATCTGCCGCGCGGCGCGGACGAGCGCCTGCCGGGTCTCGGCACGACGGCGTTCGAATCGGTTCCTGCGTGAGGCTGACATCGGCATGCTCCGTGAATAAGAGCAGCATTTCTGATGGATTCATCATCGCACTAGCCGACCCATCGTGTCCACCCCACCTCCCTGCGCGATCAAACTTGATGAATCGATCAGCAGTGGGGGGCTTGACGATGGAGCGACCATATCTGACACTTTCATCAGATATGGGCAAAACGGCCCACCTGGCAGCAGCCGTGCTGGTGAGCCGCTGAACCGGTCCCACGGGGCGATCCTCACCCCGGCCACCACGGCTCAAGATCGACCCTCACGCCGCAGGCCGACGCTCCCTCACACCTCCGCACCGATGGGATGAAACGCGATGACCAACACCGACCGCACGCCGCTCGCCGGGCCGGTGAATCCCCGAGAGATACCCGACGCCGCAATTGCGATGCTCGATGCGGAGGGGATCGTGGTGGGGTGGACGCACGCCGCCGAGCAGCTTGTCGGGTACACGGCCGGGGAAGTGGTGGGCCGCTCCGCCGCATACGTGCTGCCGCCCGCCGAGGAGGCTTCGCGTGCTTCGGCGTTCGCCGAGCGGCGCCATGCCCAGGATGGCTGGTCGGGCACCGTGATGGTCCGCCACCGGGACGGCCACACCATCAGAATGACGCTGCGGATCTCACTCCTGTGGGGTCAGGACGCCGGTACCCGGTGGCTGGTGTCCGTGACCGACATTGGCACCCTGTCCTCGGAGGCGTCCAACGGACCTGTGCGGGAGTCCCTTCTTGCCCACGCACCGGTAGGCATCGCCGTCTACGACCCCGAGCTGCGCTGTACCTGGGTGAACGACGCCATGGAGCGCCACGACGGCACTCCTCGTGGCCGACGGTTCGGACGCAGGCTGCGGGATGCACTGCCCGCCGTCGAAGCCGAGGCCCTCGAGGTGGTGATGCGGCAGGTACTGAACAGCGGCAGCACCATGGTCCACGAGTACCGGGTGTGGTCGTCGGCGGACAGGCGTCGGGAACACGCGTTCTCGGCCTCGTTCTTCTGCCTTCAGGATGCAAGCGGCCAGGCGATGGGGGTGTGCGCCATGAGCGTGGACGTCACCGGCAACCGGCGGGCCCGGGAGCGCCTGGCCATCCTCAGCGAAGCCGGCACACGCATCGGCAGCACCCTTGATTTCATGAAGACCGGTCAGGAACTGGCCGACCTTGCCGTACCCCTGCTGGCCGACATCGCCGTCGTCGACCTGTTGGAGTCGGTTCCGTTCGGACTCGAGCCCTCCGCACGGATCGTCGCCACGAGCGGCCGCCGCCCTGTGCTGCGCCGTGCCGGGGTGGCTTCCGTCGACCTGGGTGTCCTCGAGTTGCCGGCAGTGCGCGAAGAGGTGATCCACGTTCCCCCGGGCTCGTCATTCGGGGCCGCCTTGCGCACGGGCAAATCTCACCTGGAACCGGTGCTGGACACCCACGCCGGCCCATGGGTCGACCACGACCCGACGCGGGCGCAGAAGGTCCGTGACAGCGGCATCCATTCTCTGATGGTCGTGCCCATCCGTGCGCGGCGTTGCGTGCTGGGACTGGCTCTGTTCGGCCGCTCCGCGGAACTGACACCGTTCCAGGACGATGACCTGCTCCTGGCCGAGGAGCTCGTCACCCGGGCCGCGCTCAGCCTGGACAACGCTCTCCAGTACGCTCGCCAACGCACCGCGGCCCTGACGCTTCAACGCGACCTGCTGCCCCACCGTGTACATGGTGGTGCCGCCCTCGACGTGGCCTCGCACTATGTGCCGGCTGACACGGAGCACGGCGTGGGGGGCGACTGGTTCGACGTGATCAAGCTGTCTGGCGCCCGGGTGGCTCTGGTCGTCGGAGATGTGGTCGGACACGGCATCAACGCCGCGGCGACGATGGGCCGACTGCGCACCGCCGTCCGCACGCTCGCGGACATGGAACTGCCTCCCCATGAACTCCTGACGCGCCTCGACGACACGGTCAAGCGGCTGAGCGAGGAAGACGCGGACGCTCCGGACCATGTCCCCGCGGCGGTGGGTGCCACCTGTCTGTATGCCGTATACGACCCGGTCACCCGACGGTGCACGATGGCGCGGGCCGGACATCCGCCGCCTGCGATCATCGACCCGCAGGGCCATGTCGTTTTCCCCGACATGCCCGCCGGAGCCCCGCTCGGCCTCGGCCTCGGTCTGGTCCCCTTCGAGTCCGTGGAACTGGAACTGCCCGAGGGAACACTCCTCGCGCTCTACACCGATGGTCTGGTCGAGGCCCGTGACGACGACATCGACGCGGGCCTGGATCGCCTGGGCGCCGCCCTGGCACAGACCGGTGGATCCCTGGAAGACCTGTGCTCGCAGGTGATCGAGACCTTGCCGGCTCAGCCCCCGGCCGACGATGTCACCTTGCTCCTTGCACGAACTCGCGCACTCGAACCGGCCCAGGTCGCCTCGTGGGACCTCGTGGACGAGCCGACCGCCGTCCGTACCGCCCGGCAGGTGGCCGCCTGTCAGCTCAGCGAATGGGGGCTTGAGCATCTGGTGACCAATGTGGAGCTGATCGTCAGCGAACTCGTCACCAACGCCATCCGCCACGGCGAGGGACCGAGCCGCCTACGGCTCATCCAGCACCAGGTTCTGACCTGCGAAGTGTCCGATGGCAGCACCAGCCACCCACGTCCGCGTCATCCCGACACCCTCGACGAGAACGGCCGCGGTCTCTTCCTCGTCTCGCAGTTGTCCCGTAGGTGGGGCTCACGCTCCGGCGCGGACGGCAAGGTCGTCTGGGCCGAACAGGACCTGCCCTCCACAGCCGCGATGTGACGCGCTGCCGTCGGCCACCACCGCATTCCGATATCTCCAGAGCCGCGAGCTCTCGCAAGGAAGCCATGGACATGCATACAGAAAATGTCAAGAACGCCTGCCCTGCAGATGTCTCCCGAGAAGCGGCAGGCATCTCCGGTTCCGTTCCCAGCGGCTGGTTGCCCGCCTTCTACGGCCTGGCAGCCGCCGTGCTCGACAAGCGAGGCGCGGTGGTGCGGTGGACCGGGACAGCGCAGGACATGACGGGGTTCCCCGCCGAGGAGGTCTGCGGCCGGCCCGTGCGGGAACTGGTGGCCGACCTCCCGGAGGACCTGCGCGGCGCCACGGAGATGCCGGCATCCGGCAGGGTGCGGCTGTGGCACCAGCGCGGCGACACCATCGATGTCACTTTCCGAACCACGAAGGTCGAGGGCTCGGCGGAGGTCCTCGTCCTGGCCGCCCCCACGCACCACGTCGCCGACCACGAGCAGGGCGCAGCGCTCCTGCGCGCGCTGTCCGCACAGAACCGGATCACGATCGCCCTGCACGACACGGATCTCACCACTGTGCAGACGAACGCCACGCCGGACACTCCCGGCGGCCGTCCGGTGCAGCCCGGCACCCGGCTGTGCGACGTGCTGTGCGCCGAGGACGCCGAGAGCCTCGAGGCAGTACTGCGCCAGGTGCTCGAGACGGGTGTCCCGGTGGTCCGCAGGAACCAGCAAGTGAGCTGGCAACACGATCCGGCGCGGCGGCACGTGCTGTCGCTGTCCGCCTTCCGTCTGGAGGACACGCGGGGGCGCCCGACAGGGGTCGCTGCCCTGTACATCGACGGCGCCGATCATCTTCGTGCCCGCCGTCATCTGGATCTCGCCCGCGAGGTGGCCGAGCGGGTGGGAGGATCCCTGGATGTCGTGCGCACTGCGCAGGACCTCGCGGACGTTCTCGCACCCACGTTCGGAGATCTCGCCGCCGTCGACCTTGCTCACCCCGTTTTCGATGGGGAAGAGCCCGTGAAGCGGCTGGGCGGTGGAGACATGGGCAACGCGGCTCTTGCTCCGGCCATCGCGGTGTGGCCGGCCGGCATCAAACGGGGCGATCCCATCCCGCTCCTTCCCGACCACCCCACGGTGCGCAGGTTCCGGCACGGCGAGACGGTCGTCCTCGGCCTCGACGACTTCACCGCCATGGTCGGCGACCCCCAGCTGGTCGAGTATCTCGTCCCGACGGACGCCCATTCGGTGATGGTGGCACCACTGCATGCCCGCGGGCTCACGCTCGGTGCCATATCGGCCTGGCGCTGCGGCCGGTCCGACCCCTTCACCGAGGACGAGGCTGCTCTCATGACGCAGATCGCCTCACGAGGTGCCCTCGCCATCGACAACGCCCGCCGTTACACGCGCGAGCACAGGGCCGCCGCAGGTCTGCAGCAGCTGCTTCTTCCGCCGGCCACGACCGACACTCCGGCAGCCGAGACCGCCGGCGCCTACCTGCCCGCAGGCGGCGGAGCCGAAATCAGCGGCGACTGGTACGACGCCATCGCTCTGCCCTCTCTCCGGCTGGCCCTTGTCGCCGGGGACGTGGTCGGCCACGGCATGCGCGCCAGCGCCACCATGGGCCGCCTGCGCGCCGCCATCCAGACGCTCGCGGACCTGGAACTCGAACCGGACGAGTTGCTCACCCGGATCGCCGACCTGGTCCAGCGCCTCGCGGCCGAAGCACCGCCCGGCGACCACGACATCGTCGGCGGCACATGCCTGTACGCGGTCTACGACCCGGTCACCAGGCGCTGCGCCATGGCCAGTGCCGGGCACCCGCCACCCGTCCTGGTTCGGCCCGACGGGACCGCCGAAGCCGTCAGAATCTCCCCGGGACCACCACTCGCCATCGGCGGCCTGCCGTACGAGACCACCACGATCGACCTGGAGCCGGGCAGCGTCCTCGCCCTCTACACCGACGGCCTGGTCGAACAGCACGACCGCGACATCGGCCAAGGCCTGCGGCACCTGACGGATGCCCTCGCCGCGTCCTGCCGCCCGGATCGTGCTCTGGACGAAACCGGCCAGGCTCTCCTCGCCGGCCTGGTCGACCAGACGCCGCGCGACGACGCGACCCTGCTCCTGGCCCGTACCCGCGCCGTCCCGGCGGAGGACACCGCTCACTGGGAAATCCCGGCCGACCCTGCCGCCGTCTCCAAGGCCCGAGAATGGACAACCGGCCAACTCACCACGTGGGGGCTCAAAGACCTGCTGTTCGCCACCGAACTCATCGTCAGCGAACTGGTCACCAACGCCATCCGCTACGGTCGTCTTCCCATGGACCTCCGCCTGATCCGCCACGACGTCCTGGTGTGCGAGGTCACCGACTCCAGCAGCACACAGCCTCGCCTACGGCGCGCGCACACCACCGACGAGGGAGGGCGCGGCTTGTTCCTTGTCGCCCAACTCGCGGAGCGCTGGGGCTGCCGCCATGGCCAGAACCGCAAGACGATCTGGTCCGAGCAGCTCATCGACTGAGATGTGGCGGAGCGCGAAGGCCCGACATGATGCACGCACCGGGAACCTCGACACAACGTCCCGACAACCGTACGTGTGCAGCAGCAGTCGGCGCTGTTCTCCCCGTCCGTACGTCGCGAGCGTCGCTCCGGGTGACCGCAGCTACGGGGCGGCGCCCGCCGTCTGTCGCCGGCCGGAAGGCAGTCGTCCACCAGTACGGGCGGGCCCGCCTCCTGATGCGAGGCAGGTCGTGACACGTCACCCGTCGGCAGTGTTGACGATCGCAGCACACCTCCCGGCCCGCGCCCACGGCCCGGCCGAGAACGCCGGCGGCCCAGGCTCACGCCAGGCGCCCCATCCGCTCAGCACACTCGCGCAAGGCCGACGGAAACGGCCGCGACGCCCCGACTCACCGTCCAGCGCTCTCCGCCGCCCGCTTGATACCGGTCAGTGCCTCTTTCAGGCCGCGGTGGACCTGCGCGCCCCCCGTGTGCTCGGTGTGCAACTCCACCGTCAGTCGGCAGGTGCCGGCGTCCTCTCCTTCGTCCACGTGCAACCGACCCCGGTAGTCGTGCGGACCGGGGGCGCCCCACTCCAGGCTCTTGCCCTCCTCGACCACATGCAGCCACGCTTCGCTGGTCACGTCCTGCTCCGGGGCGTCGGCGGGCTCGATATGGGCGGTGACGGTGACGTGGTCACCGTCATGGGGGTGGACGGAAGTCAGGCGCGGCATGTAGGAGGGCAGATGCTCCACATCAGACAGATAGGCAAAGAGCCGGTCCGGCGGTACATGCACGGTAATGCTGTCGCTGTATTCACCCATAGCCAACGAGGTCCCCGAAGCGTCGGGACAGCAAACGGATATGCGCACGCTTCGCCCGGAAAGCTCGCTCGTCGCCCGGCTCCGCGTTCTTCCTCGTCGCTGCCACACGTTCGGCCTGAAGACCGCACGACGCCGGCTCCTCGCCCTGCGACCGGAGTGCAGGCCCCTCAGTCGGCGCGTGCCGGCAAGAGTTCGTCCACATAGCACCAGGACCGTGCCTCGTCGGCCTCCACGGAATAGAACGGGTGCCAGTGGCCTCGGCATGCGCCGTTGCGCGTTGGTGGCGAGCTCGGAGACCACGAGGGCGAGTGTCTCCGCGGTCCCGGCAGCCGCAGCGGGGCTCCCGGTGACAAAGGCGCGGGCGACGCCACGGGCGTGAGCGATGGCGGCAGGGCTGTCGCCATCGGCAACGCCACGGCGCTGGGGGCTTGTCGGTCATGCACCCCGCCCGTTGATCGGTGCCGACGGGTCAGCGTCCGTCCGCCAGGCGCGGATTCAATCCGGGAAGCCACTCTTCTCGGTGCGTTCGCAGCAGAAACCCACTCATCGTCTGTAGAGAAAATCCATCGTGGCTGGGATTCACATGGGCTCCTGGCGGCGCCACTGTTCTGCTGGTGCCCCATCGAAGTACCCAGACGGTCCGCATGCCGACCATGGCCGGTTGCGGGCGCGGCCGCCGACAGGCAGCGACCGCAGCGGCGCCGGGCGCAGTTTCCACCCTGATTGGTGGGGGTACCCGCGCCGCTGCCTGGGCTCGGCGTTCTACCGGCCGGGCTCCGCCGGCGGGTACCAGCGGAGCCGGTCGGGTCGGGCACAGTCTCGTGTCCGGTCTGGTGGTCCTGCGCGGGCCGTGTTCGTGGTGAGGGAGCGGTGGTGTGCGGGAAAGGCATGAGGCGGTCTGGTGGACCGAGGTCGTGCAGATGCGGAATGGGGCGCTTCTGCCGATCGTGGCCTCGTTTCATTACACGAGCCGGGACCCGTATGCGGCGCGGATCGTGTTCCATCCGGATCCCGAGCGCCATCGCGGTGTCTCCTGGTACGTGGAGCGTGATCTTCTCGCCACCGGTATGCGGTGTCGCGCCGGTGTTGGTGAGGTGCAGCTCTGGCCCGCACCCGGGCCGCCCGGCGGCGGGCAGGTGATGCTGCAGATCGGTCCTCCCGCTGGGCGCGCGGTCTTCCTGTTGGACGCCGCCGGGCTGAGGGAGTGGCTCGCCATCTCCTACACCCTGGTTCCCCCGGGGTGCGAATCGGACCGGGTGGATTGGCGGCCGTTGGAGCGTCTGTTGTCCGGACAGGCGTAAGCGGCCGGCCGACAAAAGGCGCAGCGGCCGGGGGCCAGGGGTCTGCAGGTGAGGGCCCTGCCCCGTGCGGCCGGGCAGAAAGGCTGTCTGACGGCTCTGGGCAGCGGCGTGGGTGGTGGGGAGCGGGTGGGGTCCGCGTCGGCTGCGGGACGGGCGCACACCTTCTGCTTCGCCGTGGGATTCCCGGTGTTCCGTGCGGCCTGGGGTGCGGTGGCGGGGGTCGCGGTCAGGCCGGTGGGAGCGCGCTTTCCGTCTTCTCCTGGGCTGCGTCGATGACGGCGGAGCCGGGTTTCGGTGTCGATAGTGCCGGACCGGCGGGGCATTTTCGCGGGGGAGTGGGCCCCGCGTTCTTCGGTCTCGGACTTGCCCCGTACGAGGCACGAGCAGCATGACGGCACGCCGACGTCGAAGGCGCGTGGTCGGCACCCGCTGGAGGGAGGGCAAGCGGGCCGGGTGGTCGTCGGTTCACCCAGCCCGGGTTGTCCGGGCAGGGAGCCGCCACGCCCGAGCGCGGTTTCTTTCAGGCGTGAGTTGTTCGCGTTCAGGCCGGTTCGGGGGCGGGGGTGTCTTCGCGGTGGAGGAAGGCGGTGAGGAGGTCCCCGACGGGGTGGTCGGCTTCGTTGGGGTGGCGCAGGGCGACGGTGGGGTCGACGGTGTAGTGGTTGCGGCGGCCTACCCGGGTCCGGGTGAGGTACCCGGCTGCCTCCAGGTCGGCGACGATGATCTGCACGGCGCGTTCGGTGATGCCGATCCCGGCAGCGAGGTCGCG
It contains:
- a CDS encoding TetR family transcriptional regulator, coding for MPMSASRRNRFERRRAETRQALVRAARQILAESGHTSASIHAIAERADVGFGSFYNHFAGKPDLFDAAVADALEEYSQAVDERLQSVDDPAERVAGGLRLSARMADSYPEIMRILCHSELGRLCAGRGLAPRAQRDVAQGIASGRFTVADPMIALTALNGSLLALLELWFSRPEADSDQAAGVMAEMLLHMLGLSPDEARDLARRPLPAAA
- a CDS encoding SpoIIE family protein phosphatase, which codes for MTNTDRTPLAGPVNPREIPDAAIAMLDAEGIVVGWTHAAEQLVGYTAGEVVGRSAAYVLPPAEEASRASAFAERRHAQDGWSGTVMVRHRDGHTIRMTLRISLLWGQDAGTRWLVSVTDIGTLSSEASNGPVRESLLAHAPVGIAVYDPELRCTWVNDAMERHDGTPRGRRFGRRLRDALPAVEAEALEVVMRQVLNSGSTMVHEYRVWSSADRRREHAFSASFFCLQDASGQAMGVCAMSVDVTGNRRARERLAILSEAGTRIGSTLDFMKTGQELADLAVPLLADIAVVDLLESVPFGLEPSARIVATSGRRPVLRRAGVASVDLGVLELPAVREEVIHVPPGSSFGAALRTGKSHLEPVLDTHAGPWVDHDPTRAQKVRDSGIHSLMVVPIRARRCVLGLALFGRSAELTPFQDDDLLLAEELVTRAALSLDNALQYARQRTAALTLQRDLLPHRVHGGAALDVASHYVPADTEHGVGGDWFDVIKLSGARVALVVGDVVGHGINAAATMGRLRTAVRTLADMELPPHELLTRLDDTVKRLSEEDADAPDHVPAAVGATCLYAVYDPVTRRCTMARAGHPPPAIIDPQGHVVFPDMPAGAPLGLGLGLVPFESVELELPEGTLLALYTDGLVEARDDDIDAGLDRLGAALAQTGGSLEDLCSQVIETLPAQPPADDVTLLLARTRALEPAQVASWDLVDEPTAVRTARQVAACQLSEWGLEHLVTNVELIVSELVTNAIRHGEGPSRLRLIQHQVLTCEVSDGSTSHPRPRHPDTLDENGRGLFLVSQLSRRWGSRSGADGKVVWAEQDLPSTAAM
- a CDS encoding ATP-binding SpoIIE family protein phosphatase, with the translated sequence MHTENVKNACPADVSREAAGISGSVPSGWLPAFYGLAAAVLDKRGAVVRWTGTAQDMTGFPAEEVCGRPVRELVADLPEDLRGATEMPASGRVRLWHQRGDTIDVTFRTTKVEGSAEVLVLAAPTHHVADHEQGAALLRALSAQNRITIALHDTDLTTVQTNATPDTPGGRPVQPGTRLCDVLCAEDAESLEAVLRQVLETGVPVVRRNQQVSWQHDPARRHVLSLSAFRLEDTRGRPTGVAALYIDGADHLRARRHLDLAREVAERVGGSLDVVRTAQDLADVLAPTFGDLAAVDLAHPVFDGEEPVKRLGGGDMGNAALAPAIAVWPAGIKRGDPIPLLPDHPTVRRFRHGETVVLGLDDFTAMVGDPQLVEYLVPTDAHSVMVAPLHARGLTLGAISAWRCGRSDPFTEDEAALMTQIASRGALAIDNARRYTREHRAAAGLQQLLLPPATTDTPAAETAGAYLPAGGGAEISGDWYDAIALPSLRLALVAGDVVGHGMRASATMGRLRAAIQTLADLELEPDELLTRIADLVQRLAAEAPPGDHDIVGGTCLYAVYDPVTRRCAMASAGHPPPVLVRPDGTAEAVRISPGPPLAIGGLPYETTTIDLEPGSVLALYTDGLVEQHDRDIGQGLRHLTDALAASCRPDRALDETGQALLAGLVDQTPRDDATLLLARTRAVPAEDTAHWEIPADPAAVSKAREWTTGQLTTWGLKDLLFATELIVSELVTNAIRYGRLPMDLRLIRHDVLVCEVTDSSSTQPRLRRAHTTDEGGRGLFLVAQLAERWGCRHGQNRKTIWSEQLID
- a CDS encoding SRPBCC family protein, coding for MGEYSDSITVHVPPDRLFAYLSDVEHLPSYMPRLTSVHPHDGDHVTVTAHIEPADAPEQDVTSEAWLHVVEEGKSLEWGAPGPHDYRGRLHVDEGEDAGTCRLTVELHTEHTGGAQVHRGLKEALTGIKRAAESAGR
- a CDS encoding SsgA family sporulation/cell division regulator; translated protein: MRERHEAVWWTEVVQMRNGALLPIVASFHYTSRDPYAARIVFHPDPERHRGVSWYVERDLLATGMRCRAGVGEVQLWPAPGPPGGGQVMLQIGPPAGRAVFLLDAAGLREWLAISYTLVPPGCESDRVDWRPLERLLSGQA
- a CDS encoding helix-turn-helix transcriptional regulator, producing the protein MSTSPARGDQWTFLTNHARVLLRIARDPEVRLRDLAAGIGITERAVQIIVADLEAAGYLTRTRVGRRNHYTVDPTVALRHPNEADHPVGDLLTAFLHREDTPAPEPA